The following are from one region of the Acanthopagrus latus isolate v.2019 chromosome 2, fAcaLat1.1, whole genome shotgun sequence genome:
- the LOC119004475 gene encoding protein KIAA0100-like isoform X3, with the protein MVLNIALSESLWHMTVTGITLLLDHQSKRLAWDFSVGQLSSKVLKSSQMDICLAEVALSLLLSGDVSLPEMKPGCLSLNVRTLIAELHEGLFLSQLLVPPSPEKSIQDASECENTEFIQTETVERFHQLIPQKVNVEFDNTNVTLSMHSQKRHLNWTLKSLKVCYGRDDEQLPLKSFTPELSFPQSSLELLLEDGLLLSQSRQRILCVNTLKTTLQVTSMDIAGSFTVNTCIIHYRHQEFSHWLNLFPWEQLIHRKAAHRKRRLPHLDAPVMINSSVSNVNVSVQLGDTTPFALGFLSASAELLHLLDIKDDTESPESQNVHQRASLSLDNFWWRVGQGSHIQQAPHPPGKHVWGEALILDSLSLQGSFNRPHMESSSHSPSLSVETNLRGLQVELSETCALCLSRLLSLICVPRDTGPQLSDVASVSPSSDDAVRPTPSSQLHLLFKLDCCLEDVNVFTLSNLAGAVSLRMDTVSVLGTAESSTVSLQGVSLSAIKTLTENMESCCPASETPNPVLKLTTIALTYHITTHTLQVQCEEDFTVEWTPPDHMVLYQHLTEAQACWRMLCGEKDEDSPVKPPESEIRSGHSRVLCVRVELGSPRLTAHVSKQNYILLHTESLSVSKHAGSLRMRSPSLIFNFDGHNIVTFKDLDVEMHEELTEMQLHRDVFPFLTTPHNRVWVLTCPSMAVEFPYQYNFSSTFDMAISVQKWLKTLHRSQSKDTTIQHLPPDLVFKISQFSFVFLDDIFEIKLRDNYELMKDESKESAKRLQLLDKKVADLRKQHGELLPARKIEELYSSLEKKHIEIYIQRSRRLYANTPMRKSLLTWTVSDLELVVLADQSLHGPERVREQLRDIDGISPFPRDGLPLVVQWCRAVKFKLTAYLVRIRDYPRYLFEIRDWKLSGRLIGTEQDGQVRAHRRAVVPLGPPWGDVTVHRNMPPLKFYYDFKSNINLYTIVWGPCWDPAWTLIGQSVDLLTKPTVDPSPPLAWWDKSRLLLHGRWVMDIDQANLHQLATEDPYNTTENLHWEWNKLNFDWNPGQFVFKGDLDVNVRTASKYDDICFLHLPNLCMTLDLQWLCHGNPHDHHAVMLCCAENVADVTSGQPHDSYRAFRSENLNLSITMDLNQHCGTEASQPRILLYSSTLRWMQNFWATWTGVSRPICRGKLFHSLRPVRKKLGQHYKQMSYTAAFPLLQVHYWASFAQQRGIQVECNRGHVFTRGAQRLIPQAGTVMRRLISEWNVTQMVSELSQVTVHLMASTWDETADHQINAQVKKTHLLSLSSLSYQRQSNRMEEEVNQKDETNASYTHKLRLVDLRASWTTTNRNIAFGLYDGYKKASVLKRNLSTEALKGLRIDTQLQAKKLKRSPSNYSPTTAPTTPVMPTVSRAEKSQNEGTSMLQKLIEETDKFVVFSEEDSGVSDQLCGIAACQTDDVYNRNWFIELVNCQMMLRGTETAGCVLVSAAKAQLLQCEHHPAWYSDTLKQKTTWTCLLDGMQYFATMEPNPSEQEDRQLWLEVKNIEEHRQRNLDSVLELMESGQAVGGMVSTTTDWNQPAQVNEAQQVQRIISRCSCRMHYISYSHDINPEVATQIKPPELRNNHEKEDLLKKQAGAVDTFTLIHHDLEISTNPVQYAMILDIVNNLLLHVEPRRKEHSEKKQRVRFQLEISSNPEEQRSSILHLQEAVRQHLAQIRRLEKQIYSNIRAQLEELSGDELMEINTRLQNQLNQEKNDMQMKSEELNILIRCFKDFQLQRANKLELRKPPEDVSVVRRTEIYFAQARWCLTEEDGQLGIAELELQRFMYSKLNKSDDTAEHLLELGWFTMNNLLPNAAYKVVLRPQSNCQSGRQFALRIFSKVRPPVGGISVKEHFEVNVVPLTIQLMYQFFKRMMGFFFPGRNVEEEEVTDEEDKFRLVTTGIPVKARQSSEDTMGAMGPSKGVTQGLNRTAGVRRSFRKAPEHPVDDIDKMKERAAMNNSFIYIKIPQVPLCVSYKGEKSSVDWKDLNLVLPCLEYHNNTWTWLDFAMAVKRDSRKALVAQMIKEKLRLKPASGSDLRGKASEGKSDNSLQQQEEDEKARLLIGLSSADKSSSKKSIFSRRK; encoded by the exons ATGGTGCTGAACATCGCACTGTCAGAGTCTCTGTGGCACATGACTGTTACAGGCATCACCTTGTTACTCGACCACCAGAGTAAAAG GCTGGCGTGGGACTTCTCAGTCGGGCAGCTCAGCAGTAAAGTGCTTAAAAGCAGCCAGATG GATATATGTTTGGCTGAAGTGGCCCTGagcctgctgctgtctggagATGTGAGCCTGCCAGAGATGAAGCCGGGCTGTTTGTCCCTGAATGTGAGGACGCTTATAGCAGAGCTGCATGAGGGACTATTTCTCAGCCAACTCCTGGTGCCTCCGTCTCCTGAAAAGAGCATTCAAGATGCATCAG AGTGTGAAAACACTGAGTTCATCCAGACTGAGACTGTGGAACGGTTCCATCAGCTGATTCCCCAGAAGGTCAACGTGGAATTTGATAACACAAATGTAACCCTGTCCATGCACAGCCAAAAAAG ACACCTGAACTGGACCCTGAAGTCTTTAAAAGTTTGCTATGGACGTGACGATGAGCAGCTTCCTCTTAAAAGCTTCACTCCTGAGCTGAGCTTTCCCCAGAGCAGCCTGGAGCTCCTTCTAGAGG ATGGACTTCTCCTCTCACAAAGTCGGCAAAGGATCCTTTGTGTGAACACACTGAAGACAACgctgcag GTTACGTCGATGGACATCGCAGGGTCATTCACAGTCAACACTTGCATCATTCACTACCGTCACCAGGAGTTCTCTCATTGGCTAAATCTATTTCCATGGGAACAGCTAATCCATCGGAAGGCAGCTCACAGAAAAAG GCGCCTCCCTCACCTGGATGCTCCCGTGATGATCAACTCCTCTGTGTCCAACGTCAACGTGAGCGTTCAGCTGGGAGACACGACGCCTTTTGCTCTTGGTTTCCTGTCTGCCAGCGCAG AACTGCTGCATCTCCTTGACATTAAAGATGACACAGAGAGCCCAGAATCCCAGAACGTGCACCAGCGTGCCTCACTGTCCCTGGACAACTTCTGGTGGAGAGTGGGTCAGGGCTCTCATATCCAACAAGCACCCCACCCTCCTGGCAAACACGTGTGGGGAGAGGCGCTAATTTTAGACTCGCTCAGTCTTCAG GGCAGTTTCAACCGACCCCACATGGAGTCGAGCAGCCATTCTCCCAGTTTGAGCGTGGAGACAAACCTGAGAGGGCTCCAAGTGGAGCTTTCAGAAACATGTGCACTGTGTCTGTCTCGCCTGCTGTCCCTCATCTGTGTTCCTCGTGACACGGGGCCACAGCTGTCAGACGTGGCCTCGGTGTCTCCCTCTAGTGACGATGCCGTCCGGCCCACcccctcctcacagcttcacctGCTGTTCAAACTGGACTGCTGTCTGGAGGATGTTAATGTGTTCACACTGTCAAATCTGGCAG GAGCCGTGTCCTTGCGGATGGACACTGTCAGTGTGCTGGGCACTGCAGAGAGCTCCACAGTCTCTCTTCAAGGTGTCAGCTTGTCAGCAATCAAAACACTCACAGAGAACATGGAGTCATGTTGCCCCGCCTCTGAAACCCCCAACCCTGTGCTTAAACTCACCACGATAGCCTTGACCTACCACATCACCACCCACACCTTACAG GTTCAATGTGAAGAGGATTTCACAGTTGAATGGACGCCACCGGACCACATGGTGTTATATCAGCACCTGACTGAAGCTCAGGCTTGTTGGCGCATGCTTTGTGGAGAGAAAGACGAGGACAGTCCGGTCAAACCTCCAGAGAGTGAAATCCGTTCAGGCCACAGCAGAGTGCTGTGTGTGCGCGTTGAACTGGGCAGCCCTCGTCTGACAGCCCATGTTAGCAAACAGAACTACATCCTCCTGCACACTGAGTCCCTCTCAGTATCCAAGCATGCCGGTTCCCTTCGCATGCGATCTCCCTCCTTGATCTTCAACTTCGACGGCCACAACATCGTCACTTTTAAAGATCTAGATGTTGAAATGCACGAAGAGCTGACCGAGATGCAGCTGCACAGAGACGTCTTCCCCTTCCTCACCACTCCTCACAACCGTGTCTGGGTCCTCACTTGCCCCTCTATGGCAGTTGAGTTTCCTTACCAGTACAATTTCTCCAGCACCTTTGACATGGCCATCAGTGTGCAGAAGTGGCTGAAGACCCTGCATCGCTCCCAAAGCAAAGACACTACCATCCAACACCTGCCTCCGGATCTCGTGTTCAAGATCAGCCAGTTCTCGTTTGTCTTCTTGGATGACATCTTTGAAATCAAGCTGCGAGACAACTACGAGCTCATGAAGGACGAGAGTAAGGAAAGTGCAAAGCGTCTTCAGCTCCTGGATAAGAAGGTGGCAGATCTGCGCAAGCAGCACGGAGAACTTCTCCCTGCCAGAAAGATCGAAGAGCTGTATAGTTCTTTGGAGAAGAAGCACATTGAGATCTACATCCAGCGCTCACGCCGCCTCTATGCCAACACACCTATGAGGAAGTCCCTGCTGACCTGGACCGTGTCAGACTTGGAGCTGGTGGTCCTGGCTGATCAGTCCCTTCATGGACCAGAAAGGGTGAGAGAGCAGCTGAGGGACATTGACGGGATCAGTCCTTTCCCCAGAGACGGACTCCCTCTGGTGGTCCAGTGGTGCCGTGCTGTCAAGTTTAAACTGACTGCATATTTGG TGAGAATTCGGGATTACCCCCGATACCTGTTTGAGATCCGTGACTGGAAGTTGTCAGGACGTCTGATCGGGACCGAGCAGGACGGACAGGTCAGAGCTCATCGCAGAGCGGTTGTACCACTTGGTCCACCGTGGGGAGACGTGACGGTCCACAGGAACATGCCACCACTCAAGTTCTACTATGATTTCAAAT CTAACATAAATCTGTACACTATTGTGTGGGGGCCGTGTTGGGACCCTGCCTGGACTCTGATTGGCCAGTCTGTTGACCTGCTGACCAAACCCACAGTTGACCCCTCACCTCCTCTGGCCTGGTGGGACAAAAGTCGTCTCCTTCTGCACGGACGCTGGGTGATGGACATCGATCAGGCCAATCTTCATCAGCTGGCTACTGAG GACCCTTACAACACTACTGAAAACCTGCACTGGGAGTGGAATAAGCTGAACTTTGACTGGAACCCAGGGCAGTTTGTCTTTAAAGGAGATTTGGATGTAAATGTGAGGACAGCATCAAA GTATGATGATATCTGTTTTCTACACCTGCCCAACCTGTGTATGACCCTCGACCTCCAATGGCTTTGCCATGGCAACCCCCATGACCACCACGCTGTAATGCTCTGCTGTGCGGAGAACGTTGCAGATGTGACCTCAGGACAACCTCATGACTCCTACAGAGCCTTTCGCTCTGAGAACCTCAACCTCTCCATCACCATGGACCTTAACCAGCACTGTGGCACAG aagcCTCACAGCCCAGAATCCTGCTGTACAGCAGCACCCTGCGTTGGATGCAGAACTTTTGGGCGACTTGGACGGGAGTATCTCGTCCAATCTGCAGAGGCAAGCTCTTCCACAGCCTGAGGCCGGTCCGCAAGAAGCTGGGTCAGCACTACAAACAGATGTCCTACACAGCTGCCTTCCCACTACTACAA GTGCATTACTGGGCCTCATTCGCCCAACAGAGAGGTATACAAGTGGAGTGCAACAGAGGCCACGTCTTCACTCGAGGGGCGCAGAGACTTATCCCACAAG cTGGCACTGTGATGAGGAGGCTGATCTCTGAGTGGAATGTGACTCAGATGGTGAGTGAGCTCTCTCAGGTGACAGTTCACCTGATGGCCTCCACCTGGGACGAGACAGCTGACCACCAGATCAACGCTCAGGTGAAGAAGACTCACCTGCTCAGCCTGTCCTCCCTGAGCTACCAGCGGCAGAGCAACCGCATGGAGGAG GAGGTGAACCAGAAGGATGAGACGAATGCCTCTTACACTCACAAACTGCGCCTGGTGGACCTGCGTGCTTCCTGGACCACCACTAACAGGAACATTGCCTTTGGGCTGTATGACGGTTATAAAAAGGCATCTGTGCTGAAGAGAAATCTCTCCACTGAAGCGTTGAAGGGGCTGAGGATCGACACGCAGCTGCAGGCCAAGAAGCTCAAACGCTCCCCTTCAAACTACTCTCCCACCACGGCCCCGACCACACCAGTCATGCCCACAGTCAGTCGAgcagaaaaaagtcaaaatgaag gAACATCGATGCTCCAGAAACTGATTGAGGAAACAGACAAGTTTGTGGTGTTTTCAGAGGAGGACTCAGGTGTCAGCGACCAGCTGTGTGGTATCGCAGCCTGTCAGACCGATGATGTCTACAACCGCAACTGGTTTATCGAGCTGGTCAACTGTCAG aTGATGCTGCGGGGCACAGAAACCGCCGGCTGCGTGCTTGTGTCAGCAGCAAAggctcagctgcttcagtgtgaGCACCACCCAGCCTGGTACAGCGACACCCTGAAGCAGAAGACCACCTGGACCTGCCTGCTGGATGGCATGCAGTACTTCGCCACCATGGAGCCAAATCCATCTGAGCAAGAGGACAGACAGTTGTGGCTGGAG GTGAAAAACATAGAGGAGCACAGGCAGCGTAACCTGGACTCAGTcctggagctgatggagagcGGCCAGGCTGTGGGAGGAATGGTCAGCACCACTACAG ACTGGAACCAACCAGCACAGGTGAACGAGGCTCAGCAGGTTCAGCGTATCATCTCACGTTGTAGCTGCCGGATGCACTACATCAGCTACAGTCACGACATCAACCCAGAGGTGGCCACACAGATCAAACCGCCCGAGCTGAGGAATAATCATGAGAAAGAGGATCTGCTTAAAAAACAGGCCG GAGCTGTGGACACCTTCACCCTCATTCATCATGACCTGGAGATTTCCACTAACCCGGTCCAGTACGCCATGATCCTGGACATCGTCAACAACCTGTTGTTACACGTGGAGCCCAGACGCAAG gagcacagtgagaagaaGCAGCGAGTGCGTTTCCAGCTGGAGATTTCTAGTAACCCTGAGGAGCAGCGCAGCAGCATCCTTCACCTCCAGGAGGCAGTCAGACAGCACCTGGCCCAGATCCGACGCCTTGAGAAACAGATTTACTCCAACATCAGA GCACAACTTGAGGAGCTGAGCGGTGATGAACTGATGGAGATCAACACCAGACTGCAGAACCAGCTGAACCAGGAGAAGAATGACATGCAGATGAAGAGTGAAGAGCTCAACATTCTCATCAG GTGTTTTAAGGACTTCCAGCTGCAACGGGCAAACAAGCTGGAGCTGCGTAAGCCTCCAGAGGATGTGAGTGTGGTGAGGAGGACAGAGATCTATTTCGCCCAGGCTCGCTGGTGTTTGACCGAAGAGGACGGGCAGCTCGGCATCGCTGAGTTGGAGCTGCAGAGGTTCATGTACAGTAAA CTCAACAAGTCTGATGACACAGCAGAGCATCTTCTGGAGTTAGGGTGGTTCACAATGAACAACCTGCTGCCCAATGCTGCATACAAG GTGGTCCTTCGTCCTCAAAGTAACTGCCAGTCCGGACGCCAGTTCGCTTTGCGCATCTTCAGTAAAGTGCGCCCCCCTGTGGGAGGAATCTCTGTTAAGGAGCACTTTGAG GTGAATGTGGTGCCTCTCACCATCCAGCTGATGTACCAGTTCTTCAAGAGGATGATGGGATTCTTCTTCCCAGGAAGAAAcgttgaggaggaggaggtgacagaCGAGGAAGACAAGTTCAGATTGGTTACCACGG GTATCCCTGTCAAAGCCCGGCAGTCGTCAGAGGACACCATGGGCGCGATGGGCCCCAGCAAAGGTGTCACCCAGGGACTGAACCGCACTGCTGGGGTCAGGAGGTCGTTTAGGAAAGCTCCAGAG CATCCTGTTGATGACATCGATAAGATGAAGGAGCGAGCTGCTATGAACAACTCCTTCATCTACATCAAGATTCCCCAGGTGCCCCTCTGTGTCAGCTATAAG GGAGAGAAGAGTAGTGTGGACTGGAAGGACCTGAACCTGGTTCTGCCCTGTTTGGAGTACCACAACAACACCTGGACGTGGCTCGACTTCGCCATGGCTGTGAAGAGGGACAGTCGGAAAGCACTCGTGGCGCAG ATGATAAAGGAGAAGCTGCGTCTGAAGCCAGCATCAGGCTCAGACCTGCGGGGCAAAGCGTCTGAAGGGAAGTCTGAcaacagcctgcagcagcaggaggaagacgagAAGGCTCGGCTCCTCATCGGCCTCAGCTCCGCAGACAAGAGCTCCAGCAAGAAGAGCATCTTCAGCCGACGCAAGTGA